The window GAAACGTACTATCAAAGGGACAAACGATTACCTCTACAATGTCGGGATCGATCACACCCTCAAAGAGTACCGTTTGACCTACGGTACGGCGTATCGCTATGTCAGCGGATACGATGATCCTACTGATGAAAACGGTGTGTCTACATCACAGGCGGGGTACGGAACACTTGATCTGTATGCGACAAAACGGCTTAGTCCTACTTATAAATTGGGGTTAAACCTCAAAAACATTACCCAAGAATCGATTGTAACTACGACAAAAGGGTACAGTGATACCCAAATTGATTCTGAAAATTCTCGGTTTCATTTTCTTGTCACCCTTGATGGACGCTGGTAATTGACGTTTAAATAAAATAATATTCAAACTTAAAACGTCAATATAGCTTTTATCTATTAACCGTATGTAGGATATGATAGCTACTATACATCATTTAAAACATTATGAGGAGTTGAATTATGAAAGATAATGAACCGACATTGAGTTCTATCGAAGACTACGATACCTTAAAGGGATCAAAAAAACGGATTGTTTGGAGTGTAATCATCATTGGATTATTCATCGGAGCACTGTTGGCAGGGGCAAAACTTTATTTCGGTGATGCCCACGACGCTCTTCCTACTGCTGACGCTATCAATAAAGTACCGATGAAATAATGGTAGTTGCAACACTGATAGGGCTCTATACCCTCTATAGTATTATTAGGGCGTATGTAAGTATTATGCAGATTGGTTATATTAATCAAATAAAGCTCAAAGGTGCGGTATTAATGGATGAGGGTGCGTATCGTGATGCCGCCAATTATGCCGTTGCCAAAGAGAAGCTTGGGATGCTAGAGGGGATAGTCGAATATCTCCTCTTTTTAGTATGGATGATGGGGCTAATCTATTGGGTTAATTCGGCTTTGATAGAGCAAAGTACGACTGTTCAATCGATTGCGGCAGTATTAGGTATGTTATTGATTAATTCTCTTGTTATGCTCCCTTTTGGATGGATCTCTAAATTTAAAATTGATGCAAAATACGGATTTAACCGCTCAACTACGAAACAATTTATCAAAGATACCCTCATTAGTACGGTATTGACAGTAATCATTGGTGGATTGATTATTTGGGGTGTATCGATGATTATCACTTCGAGTGTATTGTGGTGGTTATGGAGTTTTGGTTTTATTTTTGCTATTGTAATTGTATTAAACATGTTTTTCCCCACCATCCGAGCCCTCTTCTTTGATAAAGTAACCCCTTTGGAAAACGGTGAATTACGTGAGAAAATCGAAGAGTTAATGGCTAAAACAGGGTTCGTGAGCAGTGGAGTATTTGTGAGTGATGCGAGTAAACGGGATGCCCGACTCAATGCTTATTTCGGTGGATTAGGAAAATCTAAACGGGTCGTTTTGTTTGATACGTTAATCGAAAAACTCTCCCCCTCTGAACTGATTGCCGTATTAGGGCATGAATTGGGTCATTTCGCTCACGGTGATTTGTATAAAAATATCGTGATGGTAGGGGCAATGCTCTTTGGGATGTTTGCACTGTTTGGAAATCTCCCCTCATCTCTTTACCTCGAATTGGGAGTTTCCCAATCGCCTCAGGTGATTATGATGGTGTTTATTTTGTTGCTGCCGATGGTGAGTTTTGCCATTATGCCGCTTATGGGGATGATGAGCCGTCATAATGAATACGAAGCAGACCGTATGGGCTCAGAACTCGGCGGTGCGGAACATTTGGTGAATGCGCTCAAAAAATTGGTGAGCGAAAACAAAAGCTTTCCTCTCTCTCATCCGCTCTATCGCTTTTTCCATACCACCCATCCTCCGGTGATTGACCGCCTTCGTGCATTGGGTGCCGATATTCGTGTCGATATGGCAGAGGGATATGCCGACCCATGTCCGTTAGACTAAACGAGCTTCACAACGCTATTACTGAGGCGTTGAGGGATGTTGTTGAATCTCCCCGTCGTGAAGCGGAACTTCTCCTGATGGCGTATTTGGGAAAAGATCAGCTCTATTTTATCACTCATGGTGATGAGCTGATCGATGAGAATGAACCCAGACTTCTCGAATGGATAGCGAAACGCTCTGAAAATGTCCCCCTCGAATATTTGAGTAATTGTGTTAGTTTTTACTCCCGTGAATTTTACATCGACGAGGGGGCATTGATTCCACGTCCTGAGACCGAACATTTGATTGATGAAGTGTTAGCGCGTGTCTCTAAAGAGAGTTCACAAACTATTGTAGAAGTAGGAGTCGGTAGCGGTATTATCTCGATACTCTTAGCCCTTCACCTCCCAAATGCCCGTTTTATCGCCGTTGATATCTCCCCTCGCGCTTTATCAGTAGCACGACGTAATATAGAGATGTTTGAGCTTGCACATCGGATAGAGCTTCGTGAGGGGGATTTACTCTCATGTGTCGATGACCCTATCGATATTTTAGTCTCTAACCCCCCTTATATCGCCGATGATGTAGTATTGGAGTCTAACCTCTCATATGAGCCACAAAATGCCCTTTTCGGAGGAAGTGTCGGTGATGAAATTATCCAAAGATTATTGGATGAGGTTTATGAACGTCAAATTCCCCTTTTCGTGTGTGAGATGGGATATGATCAACGGTTAAAAGTGCAAGAGTATCTTAAAAATTTTGCGGTACAATCTTTGGAATTTTATACCGATTACGCCTCGTTGGATCGAGGATTTATTTTAAGAGTATGATTATAAAAGCACAATGTTCGTGGGCTCTCTGCCGAAGATAACACAGTGTTAACGTAGCTAAGGGGATTTTATTCCCTTAGCGTATGAAAGGAAAATAATGCAAAAAAAATCACTTATTGATGTTGCCTATCTTTTATTAATCGCTATGACCGCAGGGGCTGTTCTCGTGCTTGGAGTATTTGTTGCCGCCGTTGTCTTTCACTCAGAGTTATTTTTGAGTGTCCCGTTACTCTCTCGCTATGAAGAGGGGAAAATTATGGGGGAAATTTTTCGACGCTTCAGTTATTGGGCGTACTTTATGGCAGCGGTTATTGTGGTATATGAAGTGAGCCGATACAAAGTGATGCAGATTGATAAAGTTTCTATTTTAAGTGCCATGGGTGCAATCTCTACGTTGCTCCTTTTTAGTGGTGTGTATGTCCCGAAAATACTAGAGTATCAATCACGAGGAGAGGCAGCAATTGATGAGAGCTTCGAAGCGTTGCACAAAGCGAGTGAAATCGATTTTAAAATTCTCTTATTAATGTTGGTACTTCTGTTTGGAAGAAGAGCTTATCTGTTGGCGGTGAAGAGATGATTCGTTTTGAAGGGGTAACAAAAACATTTGGAAAACGGCAAATTCTTCGTGGGGTAAACCTAGAGATTGAAAAAGGGAAAACGACGGTTATTTTTGGGGTATCCGGCGGGGGAAAATCGACGATTATTAAACACATGGTAGGATTACTCAAACCCGATAGTGGAACGATTACCTATAACGGAACACGTCTTGATAATGCGGATGAAGTGACGTTACGGGAGTTCCGTAAAAAAATCGGTTTTTTGTTCCAAAGCGGGGCGCTCTTTGATAGTATGAATATTCGCGATAACGTTGCGTTTCCGATGGTTGAACACCAAAAACTGACCCCAAAAGAGTTAGATTACAGAATTGATGAAAAACTCTCCATGGTTGGATTGGAACCTAAAATTGTTAAGTCTCTCTATCCTGAAGAGTTGAGTGGGGGGATGCGTAAACGGGTAGGGCTAGCTCGTACGCTTGCACTTGAACCTGAAGTGATTTTGTACGATGAACCCACCTCAGGGCTTGATCCTGTGACGAGTGATTTTATCACCCAAATGATTTGCCGACTTCGCGATGAGATCGGTATGACCTCCGTACTGATTAGTCATGATATTGCTGAGAGTTTCAAAGCAGGGGACAACTACGCGATGCTTTTTGAGGGAGTTATCGTCGAAGCGGGTAATAAACACGATTTTAAAAACTCACCGAATGAAGTGGTACAGCAATTTATCCACGCACGATCCAATGGACCGATAGCGTTTCATTAGTCGCGGAAATTTATGCTGCTAATGCGATAGAGATACGCTCTAGGATAGTATTAACATGTTCTGAAAACTCTGATAACTGAGATTTATATTTTACTTCCGTTGAGCTATCTTCCTCCAACTCACCTAACACATCCATCATGGAACGGATAAAATTACGATGGTCTAAACAGTTTTCAAATACATCTGCATGCATGCACATTTCAGAATTCATTGTAAAATAGGCTTCTTCCGTTGCGATGCTGAGATTGGTATAGTATTCCTGTGAAGATTGAGGTAGATTGAGTAAAACTTGTATGTCACGAAACTGCTCTTGAGCTTTATGAAGCATATTTTTCATTGTAAATCCTAATTAAATTGTTTTTTCCCACAGCCTTATAGACCGATAGGATTTTATTGGTCGTTATGATAAAAATATTGCGATACGTTCCAAAATCAAATTAACACGCGCTGCATACTCTTTTAAGATAGTCGTATACTTCTCTGCTTTAGCACTATCGATTTCGAGTTCACCCAAAACATCCATCACCGAACGGATAAAATCTCGATGTTGCATGCAGTGTTCACACTCTGCTGTATTACACATCCCTGAGTTCATGACAAAATAAGCCTCTTCCGTAGCGATACTGAGCTGAGTAAAATAATCGTTATTGGCGCTTGGCTGAATTAAGAGGGATTGAACCTCACGAAACTGTTCTTGAGCACTCTTTAATATATTGTCCATTGTTGTATCCTATTGAAAATTATGCCATTATTATAGTACAAAAATTCCTAAAATAGATATAAAATATTATATATTATTTTTTTTAATAATTGATCTTATTTGATCCTGTATTGCATACAGAATCTAGGAGGTAAATTGTGAAGTATTATTGACAGATGTAGGTAACAGTTGCTTCGAGTTTGTTCTCTTCATCATTTTCGATAGGACTCTCTGTTGGAGCGGATGCCATTTCCATCAGCATCATACTTTTATTAACTCGCATGGGGATAGGTTGTACATAACCTCCAAAGTTAATTGTATTAACTTCACATTTCATGCCCGTTGATTTGGAAAAATCGGTTGCTTGAGTTATTGTTTTTGAAATCATCGCTGAGCGAAGATTTTGTTGTGTTTGTTCGTGAATTTTATCACTGACGCCCCAAGAAAGTGCTCCTAAAGAGCGTTTACTTTGAGATGCAAGTACTTTGTCTAATGCACTATTTAATGTATTGTACTGCTCTATGGTTTCAAATTCGCAAGTAAAATTGAGATAGGCGTTATAGCCACCAAACTCTTGTTTTTGATCTTTATAGTTGTAATAAGGGGAGAGATTATATCCACCACCACGACACATTTTCCCTTTAGAATCAAATTTTTTGACTTCGGAGACGATACTATTGAGATGGTATTTTATCTCATCACTTTTTTTAGAGTGTTCTTCAAAGCTCAGTTGAGCTCTTAGTACATCTGGTTTGAGTGTTTGAGATACTGATTCTTGGGCAGTAATTTGCATTTGTGCACTAACGAGGATTGGTAATAGTGTAAACAGATAAACTTTATTCATCATCGACCTCCAAATTTTTTTGTCCACCACTCTTGTGGAGTGAGAGTTTTGGTTTGCAAAAACTCTTCTTCGAAATTATACTCATAGGATGAGCAATATTCGAGGATTATGGCATAGGCTTCATTGATTTGTGTACTCATAGCATGTGCAGTATCAGGGTCTTCTAGGTGCTTATCGGGATGCCATTGCTGCATCATAGATTTATAGCGGGTTTTAATTTCGGAGAGGGTAGCTTTATCACTCAGGCCAAGGAGCGTTTTGGCCTTTATGAGCTTATCAAATGAGAGCATTTATAGGGGGATTAATCTTTTTGTTGACGCATAAATGTTGGGACATCAAGAAAATCTTCACTGTAGTCACCATTGGCGACCATTGCAGGACGTACAACAACACGAGGTTTAACTGCTATCTCTTTGTTTTCAAACTCACTGTTATTGATCCCTTGAGTCGCTTTTTTCTCAAACCCTGTTGCTAC of the Sulfuricurvum sp. genome contains:
- a CDS encoding M48 family metallopeptidase, with translation MVVATLIGLYTLYSIIRAYVSIMQIGYINQIKLKGAVLMDEGAYRDAANYAVAKEKLGMLEGIVEYLLFLVWMMGLIYWVNSALIEQSTTVQSIAAVLGMLLINSLVMLPFGWISKFKIDAKYGFNRSTTKQFIKDTLISTVLTVIIGGLIIWGVSMIITSSVLWWLWSFGFIFAIVIVLNMFFPTIRALFFDKVTPLENGELREKIEELMAKTGFVSSGVFVSDASKRDARLNAYFGGLGKSKRVVLFDTLIEKLSPSELIAVLGHELGHFAHGDLYKNIVMVGAMLFGMFALFGNLPSSLYLELGVSQSPQVIMMVFILLLPMVSFAIMPLMGMMSRHNEYEADRMGSELGGAEHLVNALKKLVSENKSFPLSHPLYRFFHTTHPPVIDRLRALGADIRVDMAEGYADPCPLD
- the prmC gene encoding peptide chain release factor N(5)-glutamine methyltransferase, which codes for MSVRLNELHNAITEALRDVVESPRREAELLLMAYLGKDQLYFITHGDELIDENEPRLLEWIAKRSENVPLEYLSNCVSFYSREFYIDEGALIPRPETEHLIDEVLARVSKESSQTIVEVGVGSGIISILLALHLPNARFIAVDISPRALSVARRNIEMFELAHRIELREGDLLSCVDDPIDILVSNPPYIADDVVLESNLSYEPQNALFGGSVGDEIIQRLLDEVYERQIPLFVCEMGYDQRLKVQEYLKNFAVQSLEFYTDYASLDRGFILRV
- a CDS encoding DUF4149 domain-containing protein; this translates as MQKKSLIDVAYLLLIAMTAGAVLVLGVFVAAVVFHSELFLSVPLLSRYEEGKIMGEIFRRFSYWAYFMAAVIVVYEVSRYKVMQIDKVSILSAMGAISTLLLFSGVYVPKILEYQSRGEAAIDESFEALHKASEIDFKILLLMLVLLFGRRAYLLAVKR
- a CDS encoding ABC transporter ATP-binding protein codes for the protein MIRFEGVTKTFGKRQILRGVNLEIEKGKTTVIFGVSGGGKSTIIKHMVGLLKPDSGTITYNGTRLDNADEVTLREFRKKIGFLFQSGALFDSMNIRDNVAFPMVEHQKLTPKELDYRIDEKLSMVGLEPKIVKSLYPEELSGGMRKRVGLARTLALEPEVILYDEPTSGLDPVTSDFITQMICRLRDEIGMTSVLISHDIAESFKAGDNYAMLFEGVIVEAGNKHDFKNSPNEVVQQFIHARSNGPIAFH
- a CDS encoding SIMPL domain-containing protein (The SIMPL domain is named for its presence in mouse protein SIMPL (signalling molecule that associates with mouse pelle-like kinase). Bacterial member BP26, from Brucella, was shown to assemble into a channel-like structure, while YggE from E. coli has been associated with resistance to oxidative stress.); this encodes MMNKVYLFTLLPILVSAQMQITAQESVSQTLKPDVLRAQLSFEEHSKKSDEIKYHLNSIVSEVKKFDSKGKMCRGGGYNLSPYYNYKDQKQEFGGYNAYLNFTCEFETIEQYNTLNSALDKVLASQSKRSLGALSWGVSDKIHEQTQQNLRSAMISKTITQATDFSKSTGMKCEVNTINFGGYVQPIPMRVNKSMMLMEMASAPTESPIENDEENKLEATVTYICQ
- a CDS encoding J domain-containing protein; the encoded protein is MLSFDKLIKAKTLLGLSDKATLSEIKTRYKSMMQQWHPDKHLEDPDTAHAMSTQINEAYAIILEYCSSYEYNFEEEFLQTKTLTPQEWWTKKFGGR